A region from the Palaemon carinicauda isolate YSFRI2023 chromosome 16, ASM3689809v2, whole genome shotgun sequence genome encodes:
- the LOC137655594 gene encoding uncharacterized protein, which translates to MVVTLKHSSEERRLAPSMRGLEVPGHENRTGSLTSPKHCRCDLLPAQRGTTFTSQLWTSLANLLGITLHHTTTYNIAATGMVERFHRTLKASLISRCKDSNWFTQLPWVLLELRTTPTISIAYITSWENLLPSRQTYKRLALSNARLPAQRH; encoded by the exons atggtcgtcacccttaaacatagttctgaagaaagacggctagctccgtccatgcggggattagaGGTGCCTGGACatgaaaacagaaccggatcactaacctctcccaaacattgccgatgtgacctcttgCCTgcacaaag gggtaccactttcacctctcaattgtggacatcattagcgaatctcctgggcatcaccctacatcacacaacgacCTACAACATTGCCGCcactggaatggttgaacgttttcatcgcaccctcaaagcatctttgatatcccgctgcaaggattccaactggtttactcagcttccctgggtcctcctggaactaaggaccacccCGACGATATCCATTGCATacatcacgtcatgggaaaatttactcccatcccgccagacttacaagcgacTTGCACTctccaacgcacgtcttcctgcgcaacgacattag